The Natrarchaeobius halalkaliphilus genomic sequence TAACGTTCGCGCAAAAAGCCCCCGGAACCCGGCCGGCCATCGAGTACGTTTATTCGCATCGGACCCGAATCGGAACTCGTGATCGTCGTCGCAACGTCGGACTTCGAACTCTACCACGGCGTCGTCAACGAACTCCGCGATCGCGGGAGTCAGTTTACGACGATCGAACCCGATCAGACGCTTCCAGAGCCGACCGACGTGGTCATAACCGGAGCCGATCACGCCGATTCGTTCGACGAGATACCGACGATCGTTGCCGATCCCGACGAGCCACGGCTCGCGGTCGATCAGGCGCTTACGACCGTCCGCGGCGACACCGGTCGGACGATAATCGGCGTCGATCCCGGACGGAAACCGGGAATCGCCGTACTCGCCGGGGAAACGGTCGTCGCCGCGTTTCAGGTTCCGCTGTCGGACGCAGTCGCGGTCATCCAACGAGAGGTGAGCGAGGCCGCCGATCCGCTCGTCCGCATCGGGGACGGCTCCCGACTGCAGAGTACGGCGCTCGTCAATGACCTCGAGGACGTGCGAGTCGAACTCGTCGACGAAACGGGGACGACCCCCTACCTCGGAACCGGTGCCAGGGGAATGGAGGACGTTCTCGCCGCGGTCAACATCGCTCGCCTCGAGGGCGAAGTGGTCGAGGCTCGAGAGATCGAGCCGACGGCAGGCGAACTACAGGTCATCAAAGACCGGTCTCGAGAGCGAAGCGAGACGAACCGGGCTATCGACGAATCCCTGGCCAGGCAGGTCGCGCTCGGGGAGTTGACGATCGAACGGGCGCTGGCCGAACATCGAACTCGCGGCGCAAATCACCGTAACGACGACGGTCGAGAGCGCGGACCGGACGATCGCGAAGAAGACAACGCGTCGTCGAATCGATCCTCGAGCGAGGACGCGTAGTTCGGGTCTCAGCGCGTCGTCGCGATCCACATCCGCTGGACCGCCGGTCGGTTGACGAGCCACCATCCCCCAGCGCCACCGATGCACCCGACGAACGCGAGCCAGCCGTCGGCGCTTCCGGCCGTGACGAGCAGCGCCATCACGCCGAGTACGCCCGCGGTGGCGAACGCACGCATCGGCTCCAGACCAGTCGCCTTCGCCGCGAGCAACAGGTATCCGACACCGAATCCGACCGACGCGACGACGTCGACGAGGTAGTGGACGCCAAGAGCGAGGCGGGAAAAGCCAACGACGGCGATAACGATCGAAGCGATGAGGAGTCGCCCTCGAGCGCTGAACCGATCGCTCCAGTACGCAAGCGATACCCAGAGGACGGTCGCCGCCATGGTGTGTCCGCTCGGAAAACCGGTTCCCTCTCGCGGGACGGCCTGGAGCGACGCTGGCGGGCGCGGGGAGTCAATCGTCGTCTTCAACACCAGCGTCAGCGCGAGTCCACCGAGAACGATCGCCACGAGCGTAGCCGTCTCCCTCGAGAGGAGGTGATCGGAGCCACTATCTGCCGATCGGTAGACGTCGACGACCACCAGTATACCAAGCACGCCGACGACGACGAGTTCGTCGCCGAGCAACGCCGTTATCTCGAAGATCGGACCGGCCCACTCGGGGAGCACCGTGCGGATCAGCTCCGTGACGCCGACGTCTCGGTTCATTGTGAGTGATCGCCACCGTTCGATCGGTGCGGAAACGGAAGAGTGGATGACCAGTATTTCGGCCCGCAAGTTAACTCTTTCACCGGAGAATCCGGTCGGAGAGGGAGTCGTGAATCGATCGGAGAAAAGCAGCGAGCCGATCGAACACTCACTCGACCGACGACAGTGACTGCCCGAACGGAGAGGCCGATGGGACAGTCATCAGGTGTGTAGTGACGTACAGTGGTTACGATAGGTCCTGCCGAGAATCGCGAGGAGTACTCGGCGGTCCTAAGGTAACAGGCAATTACAGGGAGCAGCTATTTAGGCGACTTTGGAATGGTCGTAGCACATGCACGCTGTCGTCCTCGCGGCCGGAAAAGGAACTCGTCTGCGGCCGCTCACCGAAGACAAGCCGAAGGCACTCGTCGAAGTCGACGATCGACCGATCATCGAAGACGTCTTCGATAACCTCCTCGAGATCGGTATCAGCGAACTGATCGTCGTCGTCGGTCATCTCAAAGAGCAGATCATCGATCGGTACGGCGACGCGTACGAAGGCGTTCCGATCACGTACGCACACCAGCGCGAACAACTCGGACTGGCACACGCGATCCGCCAGGTCGAGCCACACGTCGATGACGACTTCGTGTTGATGCTCGGTGACAACGTTTTCCGAGCGAACCTGGCGGACGTCGTCAATCGACAACGGGAAGCACGGGCCGACGCCGCGTTCCTCGTCGAGCAGGTTCCGTACGACGAGGCCTCCCGGTACGGCGTCCTGGATACGAACGAGTACGGCGAGATCGTCGAAGTCGTCGAGAAACCCGCGGAGCCGCCATCGAACCTCGTGATGACCGGGTTCTACACGTTCACGCCGGCGATCTTTCACGCCTGCCACCTCGTCCAGCAGAGCGACCGCGGCG encodes the following:
- the aglF gene encoding UTP--glucose-1-phosphate uridylyltransferase AglF, with product MHAVVLAAGKGTRLRPLTEDKPKALVEVDDRPIIEDVFDNLLEIGISELIVVVGHLKEQIIDRYGDAYEGVPITYAHQREQLGLAHAIRQVEPHVDDDFVLMLGDNVFRANLADVVNRQREARADAAFLVEQVPYDEASRYGVLDTNEYGEIVEVVEKPAEPPSNLVMTGFYTFTPAIFHACHLVQQSDRGEYELPDAIDLLIQSGRTIDAIRMEGWRVDVGYPDDRDRAETQLRQETGPLVESSTESEQPTESTTD
- a CDS encoding phosphatase PAP2 family protein, whose amino-acid sequence is MNRDVGVTELIRTVLPEWAGPIFEITALLGDELVVVGVLGILVVVDVYRSADSGSDHLLSRETATLVAIVLGGLALTLVLKTTIDSPRPPASLQAVPREGTGFPSGHTMAATVLWVSLAYWSDRFSARGRLLIASIVIAVVGFSRLALGVHYLVDVVASVGFGVGYLLLAAKATGLEPMRAFATAGVLGVMALLVTAGSADGWLAFVGCIGGAGGWWLVNRPAVQRMWIATTR